taactatttaaatttaaaaaaaaaatttgaaatatatatgtcACAAGAAAATtgtgattaaaaataattaaataaagtatgaaaaataaaatttctagaaagaacaaaaaattgcGCGGCTTGAATGGATATTGAGTCCTTGGTAGGCATATTTATGATAGCTCTGGCCTTAGATTTGTCAGCAGCtggaaagaagaataaaagtCACTTTTTCACGAGTTATGAGAACGAGACTTCTCAATTAAGTGAAGCAGCCGACACGGTACCTCGTTTTAACAACGTCACGTGGAGATATCATCCTATACCTTTTCTTAACATACAAGTGTAGAACCAGTCAAACAAATAGTCAAAAGTTGCCTCTTACTTGGAACCCAACACCCTATATTCcttgaaaaacaaaatcaaataaaccACACCCTTCAAGCTCCCCTGATCTATAAATACCAAAGCTGCAGCCTCTCACTTCATCATACATATTTGCCCTTCCAAGTTTCCATACCAGCAACTTACTTTATCCAGTTCAGCAAACAATTACGTACTTAAAGAGTCCCCAACGTTAGATACGTCCTTTTTAGATGGCCATGAAAAGAATGAGATCAGAAGATATTGTAGGGAATAAAGACAGCTTAGACGACATGGCAAATTGCCTGATGCTGCTGTCTCATGCAGGCGGCTTAGCAGATACCAAGCCCAAAACATGTCCACGTCCGGTTGATGTCTTCGAGTGCAAGACATGCAACCGTCAGTTTTCATCATTCCAAGCACTGGGTGGCCACCGAGCCAGCCACAAGAGGCCAAGATTAATGGGGGAAGAACACAAGGATCGGATCAAATTGCAGGGTTCTGGGAACAAACCCAAGATGCATGAGTGCTCGATATGTGGGCAGGAGTTCTCCATGGGCCAGGCTCTTGGGGGGCATATGAGGCGGCATAGAGCGAACGAAGGGTTATCTTCCATTATGAATCCTCTAGATCAAGCCAAAGTGCCGATGCTGATGAAGAGATCTAACAGTACGAGGGTTGTCTGCAGCTTGGACTTGAACTTGACACCCTTGGAGAATGATTTGAAGTTATTATTTGGGAAGATGGCTCCTAAAGTCGATCTTCGTTTGATGATTTAATTATGTGATCACTCACTCAtgtattgagtttttttttttttttttcccattcatattcgttaatatttatttttatttttatttttataaattttttatgtatgtataaTACCGTTCGGTTCTTTCCAAATTCTATCTGTACATTGAATTAGCATTTCTCTATGTGCTATGAGTTGAAGTTTACCATCTTCTATGTTTTCTATTCATTTGGTTCATCTCTTGTGTCCGGTCATTAGACTTAGAGAAGATTTACTTTTTAAAGtaccaagaaaaaataaatagatgttAGGGAGTTCAAAGAGCTTTTCACGCGTCGACGATAGACAGTAGGTAAACCAAACAACAGAGAAAATATATTCAGTTTTGAACCCCAAATGGGCCAACTTATTATCTTAACCTGGAAATGCTTGCCTGGCTTTGATCAATTTCAATCtgaaaagagattttatttttattgaaaaaaaccACCATAGTAATGCGGCGGTCAGACACTGACCATATATCAAACTTTGAAGGTGGTAGAATATCTAGAACATATATTGTAGTTTctgatttttattcatttagaatataatatatatatatatatatatagagagagagagagagagagagagagagagagagagagagagagagagagagagagagagagagagagagtatcatCAATTTGCGTACTCTTCTCAATCAAGCTGGTCGAGAGGTAAACAGCCCTTTGCGCAAGTTTCGTAGAATTTAGACGTATCTTCTACACGC
This genomic interval from Carya illinoinensis cultivar Pawnee chromosome 10, C.illinoinensisPawnee_v1, whole genome shotgun sequence contains the following:
- the LOC122278831 gene encoding zinc finger protein ZAT11-like, which encodes MAMKRMRSEDIVGNKDSLDDMANCLMLLSHAGGLADTKPKTCPRPVDVFECKTCNRQFSSFQALGGHRASHKRPRLMGEEHKDRIKLQGSGNKPKMHECSICGQEFSMGQALGGHMRRHRANEGLSSIMNPLDQAKVPMLMKRSNSTRVVCSLDLNLTPLENDLKLLFGKMAPKVDLRLMI